A window of the Acidimicrobiales bacterium genome harbors these coding sequences:
- a CDS encoding FxsA family protein — MFSRSALVIFGLLVAEYFAAAWVVGQIGFGSTLLLLLLFMILGVAVTRQQSAGLLVSTLASAADPSTDSSTAVAGRFLGLIAGVLIGFPGFVTTAVGAVLLIPPVRKAVEPRLAARASSWSVPFINRSGSLHDARRPGRRGPSGDGTIIDVDLVDRAHPDGRNAGDVADVPRSARPELG; from the coding sequence ATGTTCTCCCGCTCGGCGCTCGTGATCTTCGGCCTCTTGGTCGCTGAGTACTTCGCCGCCGCATGGGTGGTCGGGCAGATCGGGTTCGGATCGACGCTGCTCCTCCTGCTGTTGTTCATGATCCTCGGTGTCGCGGTGACTCGTCAGCAGTCGGCCGGTCTCCTCGTCTCGACGCTGGCGTCGGCAGCCGATCCTTCCACCGACTCCTCCACCGCTGTCGCCGGTCGCTTTCTCGGCCTGATCGCCGGTGTCCTCATTGGATTCCCTGGTTTCGTCACCACCGCCGTCGGTGCCGTGCTGCTGATCCCTCCGGTCCGCAAGGCCGTCGAACCACGGCTGGCGGCCCGGGCTTCGTCCTGGTCTGTGCCCTTCATCAACCGCTCAGGATCGCTGCACGACGCCAGGCGCCCTGGACGACGCGGCCCATCGGGCGATGGAACCATCATCGATGTCGATCTGGTGGATCGGGCGCATCCCGATGGCCGGAACGCCGGTGATGTTGCAGATGTACCACGATCAGCTCGGCCTGAACTCGGCTGA